In Canis lupus familiaris isolate Mischka breed German Shepherd chromosome 5, alternate assembly UU_Cfam_GSD_1.0, whole genome shotgun sequence, a genomic segment contains:
- the TMEM220 gene encoding transmembrane protein 220 isoform X3, producing the protein MAPAAGRWAPGLWRACNWLMAAFFALAALVQVNDPDAQLWMVVYMIPAALSLLVGLNPLVTGNFIWKSVSTIHILVCIVWAVSLACHLWLHSQQNILHEEEGRELFGLVIITVWMSLCHSSSKNPAGGRIQLATAVVITLLPFISWIYIYINKEMRSSWPTHCKTVI; encoded by the exons ATGGCTCCTGCGGCGGGGCGCTGGGCCCCCGGCCTGTGGCGGGCCTGCAACTGGCTCATGGCCGCCTTCTTCGCGCTGGCGGCCTTGGTGCAG GTGAATGACCCAGATGCACAACTGTGGATG GTGGTGTACATGATACCTGCAGCGCTGAGCCTGCTTGTTGGACTTAACCCTCTTGTCACGG GCAACTTTATCTGGAAGAGTGTCTCCACAATACACATACTCGTTTGTATCGTGTGGGCTGTCAGCTTGGCGTGCCACCTCTGGCTTCACTCCCAACAGAACATCTTACATGAGGAAGAAGGCAG GGAGCTGTTTGGTCTGGTGATTATCACAGTATGGATGAGTCTATGTCACAGTTCATCAAA GAATCCAGCTGGTGGAAGAATTCAGTTGGCTACTGCTGTTGTAATCACTCTCCTCCCATTTATCTCTTGGATCTACATATACATCAACAAGGAGATGCGGTCCTCCTGGCCAACTCACTgcaaaacagtaatttaa
- the TMEM220 gene encoding transmembrane protein 220 isoform X2, with protein MAPAAGRWAPGLWRACNWLMAAFFALAALVQVNDPDAQLWMVSRRRFRRQEPRARTKHTASSISPASLPCVVYMIPAALSLLVGLNPLVTGNFIWKSVSTIHILVCIVWAVSLACHLWLHSQQNILHEEEGRNPAGGRIQLATAVVITLLPFISWIYIYINKEMRSSWPTHCKTVI; from the exons ATGGCTCCTGCGGCGGGGCGCTGGGCCCCCGGCCTGTGGCGGGCCTGCAACTGGCTCATGGCCGCCTTCTTCGCGCTGGCGGCCTTGGTGCAG GTGAATGACCCAGATGCACAACTGTGGATGGTGAGTAGGCGCCGCTTCCGCCGGCAGGAACCGCGGGCCCGCACCAAACACACAGCCTCATCGATTAGTCCCGCCTCCCTCCCTTGT GTGGTGTACATGATACCTGCAGCGCTGAGCCTGCTTGTTGGACTTAACCCTCTTGTCACGG GCAACTTTATCTGGAAGAGTGTCTCCACAATACACATACTCGTTTGTATCGTGTGGGCTGTCAGCTTGGCGTGCCACCTCTGGCTTCACTCCCAACAGAACATCTTACATGAGGAAGAAGGCAG GAATCCAGCTGGTGGAAGAATTCAGTTGGCTACTGCTGTTGTAATCACTCTCCTCCCATTTATCTCTTGGATCTACATATACATCAACAAGGAGATGCGGTCCTCCTGGCCAACTCACTgcaaaacagtaatttaa
- the TMEM220 gene encoding transmembrane protein 220 isoform X1: MAPAAGRWAPGLWRACNWLMAAFFALAALVQVNDPDAQLWMVSRRRFRRQEPRARTKHTASSISPASLPCVVYMIPAALSLLVGLNPLVTGNFIWKSVSTIHILVCIVWAVSLACHLWLHSQQNILHEEEGRELFGLVIITVWMSLCHSSSKNPAGGRIQLATAVVITLLPFISWIYIYINKEMRSSWPTHCKTVI, from the exons ATGGCTCCTGCGGCGGGGCGCTGGGCCCCCGGCCTGTGGCGGGCCTGCAACTGGCTCATGGCCGCCTTCTTCGCGCTGGCGGCCTTGGTGCAG GTGAATGACCCAGATGCACAACTGTGGATGGTGAGTAGGCGCCGCTTCCGCCGGCAGGAACCGCGGGCCCGCACCAAACACACAGCCTCATCGATTAGTCCCGCCTCCCTCCCTTGT GTGGTGTACATGATACCTGCAGCGCTGAGCCTGCTTGTTGGACTTAACCCTCTTGTCACGG GCAACTTTATCTGGAAGAGTGTCTCCACAATACACATACTCGTTTGTATCGTGTGGGCTGTCAGCTTGGCGTGCCACCTCTGGCTTCACTCCCAACAGAACATCTTACATGAGGAAGAAGGCAG GGAGCTGTTTGGTCTGGTGATTATCACAGTATGGATGAGTCTATGTCACAGTTCATCAAA GAATCCAGCTGGTGGAAGAATTCAGTTGGCTACTGCTGTTGTAATCACTCTCCTCCCATTTATCTCTTGGATCTACATATACATCAACAAGGAGATGCGGTCCTCCTGGCCAACTCACTgcaaaacagtaatttaa